From the genome of Alosa sapidissima isolate fAloSap1 chromosome 14, fAloSap1.pri, whole genome shotgun sequence, one region includes:
- the LOC121682303 gene encoding growth arrest-specific protein 1, producing the protein MSRHNRRKSAHWLTRRVPRMKFCYSALALFFSFVVLDAQLVCWQALLRCHDEPECDLAYSQYLSACEGNIRGNRRQCPSHCISALVRLNQTVSGPGLETCDCGQDALCRKLKQAIEPCLPRTQPGGIGCTAARQRCEEDASCQSSLTAYLTYCGQLFNGRKCSSRCKSTIQQMLFIPNGMLLNQCVCDGVERPFCEVVKENMSKLCNIGDGGVPSDHAEVDEVYEDEDYEFKTEREMLDPDTVVSYSGSPGLPCHMVVLLLMVLTLTL; encoded by the coding sequence ATGTCCAGACACAATCGCAGGAAAAGTGCGCATTGGTTAACCAGACGTGTACCAAGAATGAAATTTTGTTATAGCGCTCTGGCGCTTTTCTTTTCGTTCGTGGTGTTGGATGCGCAGTTAGTTTGCTGGCAAGCGTTACTCCGGTGTCACGACGAGCCAGAGTGTGATCTCGCCTACAGCCAGTACCTGTCCGCTTGCGAGGGGAACATCCGCGGGAACAGGCGACAGTGTCCGAGCCACTGCATCAGCGCCTTGGTGAGGCTGAACCAGACCGTCAGCGGCCCTGGCCTGGAGACGTGCGACTGTGGACAGGACGCACTGTGCCGGAAGTTGAAACAGGCCATCGAGCCATGCCTTCCCCGGACACAGCCGGGAGGCATCGGATGCACTGCGGCGCGTCAACGTTGCGAGGAGGATGCCAGCTGCCAGTCCTCCCTGACGGCCTATTTGACTTACTGTGGTCAGCTGTTTAACGGTCGGAAATGCTCGTCAAGATGCAAAAGCACAATTCAGCAAATGCTCTTTATCCCTAACGGCATGCTGCTCAACCAGTGCGTGTGCGACGGCGTGGAGAGACCGTTTTGCGAGGTGGTCAAGGAGAACATGAGCAAACTCTGCAACATCGGGGACGGCGGTGTGCCGTCAGACCACGCCGAGGTGGATGAAGTGTATGAGGACGAGGACTACGAGTTTAAAACGGAGCGCGAGATGCTGGACCCTGACACAGTGGTTTCGTATTCAGGCTCGCCTGGGCTGCCCTGCCACatggtggtgttgttgttgatggtTCTCACACTAACCCTGTAG